One Candidatus Sulfurimonas baltica DNA segment encodes these proteins:
- a CDS encoding OadG family protein, translating into METNLVIEGFKFMGLGMGTVFLFLIIMIFAMGLMSKMVAKFFPEVKVSEKVAAATAVNTQNKNKKIVAAITAAIKHHRG; encoded by the coding sequence ATGGAAACCAACCTCGTAATAGAAGGCTTTAAATTTATGGGACTTGGAATGGGAACTGTCTTTTTATTTCTAATTATCATGATATTTGCTATGGGTCTGATGAGTAAAATGGTAGCGAAATTTTTTCCTGAAGTTAAAGTAAGTGAGAAAGTAGCAGCAGCGACTGCAGTAAATACTCAAAATAAAAACAAAAAAATTGTTGCCGCAATAACAGCAGCAATTAAACATCATAGAGGTTAA
- the htpG gene encoding molecular chaperone HtpG, whose product MAKHQFQTEANQILHLMIHSLYSNKEIFIRELVSNASDALDKLNMLVLTDEKYKEVTFAPRIDIIANKEAKTLTIKDTGIGMNEEDLMSHLGTIAKSGTKAFLENLTGDQKADSNLIGQFGVGFYACFMVADKVEVTTKKAGETQAFLWRSAGDGEFDIENTTMDGHGTMIVMHLKDDEGEFLESHRIETIIKKYSNHIPFAIFMDKEKFVPAVKDDDNKELEPSRTDIENVQINRANALWTISKSEIKDEEYKDFYSSIAHSSEEPLAWMHNKAEGAIEYTTLFYIPSKAPMDMYRVDYQTGIKLYINRVFITDDEKELMPTYLRFLRGVIDSKDLPLNVSREILQSNAVMAKIKNASVKKVLSELTKMSKNDAQKYDAFYAEFGNVLKEGLYNDHANREKILELMKFNTINSEETVMIEDFVKKIDETKKEIYYITGKTPLAMLKNSPSLERFKSRNIDVLVLNEEVDTIIFPMVTDYKDYKLVPVADAKFEESEEEKKEEEEIAKTYEGLAKEFKDALGDMVKSVETTSDLTDSPVAIKVDKEDPSYMMAQMMKQMGQGGDMPAPAPILLINPKHELLIKLKDSADQNLINDAAHVLLDQAKLFDGQELSDTADFILRLNRIIAKAI is encoded by the coding sequence ATGGCAAAACATCAATTTCAGACAGAAGCAAATCAAATTTTACACTTAATGATTCATTCATTATATTCAAATAAAGAGATTTTTATTCGTGAACTTGTTTCAAATGCTTCAGATGCACTTGATAAGCTAAATATGTTAGTTTTGACAGACGAAAAATATAAAGAAGTAACTTTCGCTCCTCGCATTGACATAATAGCAAACAAAGAAGCTAAAACATTAACAATTAAAGACACTGGTATTGGGATGAATGAAGAGGACTTAATGAGTCATCTTGGAACAATCGCAAAGTCGGGAACTAAAGCATTTTTAGAAAATCTTACAGGTGATCAAAAAGCGGATTCGAATCTAATTGGTCAGTTTGGTGTTGGTTTTTATGCTTGTTTTATGGTTGCAGACAAAGTTGAAGTTACAACAAAAAAAGCTGGTGAGACGCAAGCCTTTTTGTGGAGAAGTGCCGGAGATGGTGAGTTTGATATAGAAAACACAACCATGGATGGGCATGGAACTATGATAGTTATGCACCTTAAAGATGATGAGGGTGAATTTTTAGAGTCTCATAGAATTGAAACTATTATTAAAAAATATTCAAATCATATTCCATTTGCAATTTTCATGGACAAGGAAAAATTTGTTCCAGCAGTTAAAGATGATGATAATAAAGAGCTAGAGCCAAGCAGAACAGACATCGAGAATGTTCAAATCAACCGTGCTAATGCACTTTGGACTATCTCTAAATCTGAGATTAAAGATGAGGAGTATAAAGACTTCTATAGCTCAATTGCTCATTCATCAGAAGAACCACTTGCCTGGATGCACAACAAAGCTGAGGGTGCTATAGAGTACACGACACTTTTTTATATTCCAAGCAAAGCACCAATGGATATGTATAGAGTTGACTATCAAACTGGAATCAAACTCTATATTAATCGTGTATTTATCACAGATGATGAAAAAGAGTTGATGCCGACATATTTAAGATTTTTAAGAGGTGTAATTGACTCTAAAGATTTACCGCTTAATGTTTCTCGTGAGATTTTACAATCAAATGCAGTGATGGCAAAAATAAAAAATGCATCTGTAAAAAAAGTTCTCTCAGAGCTTACTAAAATGTCCAAAAATGATGCACAAAAGTATGATGCTTTTTATGCTGAATTCGGTAACGTTTTAAAAGAGGGTCTATACAATGATCATGCAAATCGTGAAAAGATTTTAGAGCTTATGAAGTTTAATACTATAAATTCTGAAGAAACTGTAATGATTGAGGATTTTGTTAAAAAAATAGATGAAACAAAAAAAGAGATTTACTATATCACTGGAAAAACTCCTTTGGCTATGTTGAAAAATTCTCCATCATTAGAAAGATTTAAGTCTCGCAATATTGATGTTTTAGTATTAAATGAAGAGGTTGATACTATTATTTTCCCAATGGTTACTGATTATAAAGATTATAAACTTGTTCCTGTCGCAGATGCAAAATTTGAAGAGAGTGAAGAGGAAAAAAAAGAAGAAGAAGAGATAGCAAAAACTTATGAAGGTCTAGCTAAGGAATTTAAAGATGCACTTGGTGATATGGTTAAATCTGTTGAGACTACTTCTGATTTGACAGACTCTCCGGTAGCAATAAAAGTAGACAAAGAAGATCCATCTTACATGATGGCTCAAATGATGAAGCAGATGGGGCAGGGTGGTGATATGCCGGCTCCAGCTCCAATATTGCTAATAAATCCAAAACATGAACTTTTAATTAAGCTAAAAGACTCTGCAGATCAAAACTTAATTAATGATGCTGCTCATGTTCTGCTAGATCAGGCAAAATTGTTTGATGGTCAAGAGCTGTCTGACACTGCTGATTTTATTTTAAGACTAAACAGAATTATTGCAAAAGCTATATAA
- a CDS encoding HlyD family efflux transporter periplasmic adaptor subunit: MKIIIIMLFVFDILFAKVYYAKVEPFEIRNISSNVLGLVLYADESQIGSNLSSKPYIVIDDELDVKELNYLEDKLGSLREIVKVNEDILKNLIESSDKKRENYKKVVALKFKASVEKDREFYDLIASENLNLNTQKEINNLKIQIVDVKLRKAQLQRSIKDKNLSADGFVLYEMLVKPGQVVGISTPLAKVADTSRAVLTVYLDEPDILNAKEKVLYIDGEKTSYKISRLLNIADSKNISKYMAQIVIKPPELFSKLVKVELKSE, encoded by the coding sequence GTGAAAATTATAATAATTATGTTGTTCGTATTTGATATTTTGTTTGCTAAAGTATATTATGCAAAGGTTGAACCATTTGAGATAAGAAACATATCGTCTAATGTTTTAGGATTGGTTTTGTATGCTGATGAATCTCAGATAGGCTCTAATTTGTCATCAAAGCCGTACATTGTTATTGATGATGAGTTAGATGTTAAAGAGTTGAATTATCTTGAAGATAAACTTGGGTCTTTAAGAGAGATTGTAAAAGTCAATGAAGATATACTAAAGAATCTTATTGAGTCCTCAGATAAGAAGAGAGAGAATTATAAGAAAGTTGTAGCTTTGAAGTTCAAAGCCTCCGTTGAAAAAGATAGAGAGTTTTATGACTTAATTGCAAGTGAGAATCTTAATTTGAATACTCAAAAAGAGATAAATAATTTAAAAATTCAGATTGTGGATGTGAAACTAAGAAAAGCTCAGCTCCAAAGAAGCATAAAAGATAAAAATTTAAGTGCAGATGGCTTTGTCCTATACGAGATGCTTGTAAAGCCAGGACAGGTTGTTGGTATTTCAACTCCTCTTGCAAAAGTTGCAGATACCTCAAGGGCTGTGCTTACAGTATATCTTGATGAGCCGGATATCTTAAATGCAAAGGAAAAAGTACTTTATATAGATGGTGAAAAAACTTCATACAAAATATCTAGACTTTTAAATATTGCAGACAGTAAAAATATATCAAAATATATGGCTCAAATTGTAATAAAACCTCCAGAACTATTCTCTAAGCTTGTTAAGGTTGAATTAAAAAGTGAATAG
- a CDS encoding sodium ion-translocating decarboxylase subunit beta: MKFFILKLLTLFMFMGLSSAFASANVSAEGASSTHKEETYQSRSFSEMTSGFLMSTGIVALVSPDPDELNSHGEKMSDFHKSWGRVIMILIAFLLFYLAIKKGFEPLLLLPIAFGGLLANIPVADMAGPEGFLGIIYHMGLSNQLFPIIIFMGVGAMTDFGPLLSNPKTALLGGAAQFGIFGTLVGAVALSQYTTIFDFTLKQASAISIIGGADGPTSIFIATNLAPELLGAIAVASYSYMAMVPIIQPPIMKALTNDAERRIKMTTLRHVSRLEKLVFPIVVLVLAILVLPESTPLIGAFMFGNFLKESSVVDRLSDTMQNALINIVTIFLGLAVGSKLASDQFLVPETLAILALGIVAFSVGTASGVIMAKIMNLFPGHKINPLIGSAGVSAVPMAARVSNKVGMEYDRSNMLLMHAMGPNVAGVIGSAVAAGVLISLFK, encoded by the coding sequence ATGAAGTTTTTTATATTGAAACTATTGACGCTATTTATGTTTATGGGTCTTAGTAGCGCATTTGCTAGCGCAAATGTATCTGCTGAAGGGGCTTCTTCAACTCATAAAGAAGAGACTTATCAATCAAGATCATTTTCAGAGATGACTAGTGGTTTTTTGATGTCTACTGGTATTGTAGCCTTAGTAAGTCCTGACCCAGATGAACTAAATTCACATGGTGAAAAAATGAGTGATTTTCATAAATCATGGGGTCGTGTTATAATGATTTTAATCGCTTTTTTATTATTTTATTTAGCAATTAAAAAAGGCTTTGAGCCACTTTTGCTTCTTCCAATCGCATTTGGTGGGCTCTTAGCAAATATTCCAGTTGCAGATATGGCTGGTCCGGAAGGGTTCTTAGGTATTATATACCACATGGGGCTCTCTAATCAACTTTTCCCAATTATTATTTTTATGGGTGTTGGTGCAATGACTGATTTTGGTCCACTTTTGTCAAACCCTAAAACAGCACTTCTTGGAGGAGCTGCACAATTTGGTATATTTGGAACACTAGTTGGTGCTGTTGCACTTTCTCAATATACTACTATATTTGATTTTACTCTAAAACAAGCATCGGCAATCTCTATTATTGGTGGAGCTGATGGACCGACATCTATTTTTATTGCAACTAATCTAGCACCAGAGCTACTTGGGGCAATTGCAGTTGCATCTTATTCATATATGGCTATGGTTCCTATTATTCAGCCTCCAATTATGAAAGCATTAACAAATGATGCCGAGAGAAGAATAAAAATGACTACACTTCGTCACGTATCACGTTTAGAGAAATTAGTTTTCCCTATTGTTGTACTTGTTTTGGCTATTTTAGTACTTCCTGAGTCTACTCCGTTAATCGGTGCGTTTATGTTTGGTAACTTCTTAAAAGAGTCTAGTGTTGTTGACCGTTTATCTGACACAATGCAAAATGCTTTAATTAATATTGTTACTATCTTCTTAGGTTTAGCAGTTGGTTCCAAGCTTGCTTCAGATCAGTTCTTAGTACCAGAAACATTGGCAATTTTGGCTTTGGGAATCGTGGCATTCTCTGTTGGTACTGCTTCAGGCGTTATTATGGCTAAGATTATGAATCTATTTCCAGGACATAAAATAAACCCTCTTATAGGCTCAGCCGGTGTGTCTGCTGTTCCTATGGCTGCTCGTGTATCAAATAAAGTTGGTATGGAATATGACCGCTCAAATATGCTTCTAATGCATGCAATGGGTCCAAATGTTGCAGGTGTTATCGGTTCAGCTGTTGCAGCTGGTGTTCTTATCTCACTCTTTAAGTAA
- a CDS encoding ABC transporter ATP-binding protein codes for MGIKSTVLDGFVKTIQSDKKSIYYILYYGLLDSILALSIPLASSFIINALIAHASISVAVLGFVIMFIFFMMAFMRLMQEYIVEKFEQRVFIENGFDVAKKAYALKEKIVCNSDPVDKFMNYFFDITTIQKIFPVFVLNGAGLIMQIFVSLILLFIFNNSLFFGAVSIFTFYFIMIIVLGNNGVSYAIERSNMKHTAIYFLQKIPTTTGSKEKTMKNIDEIMEGYADARSNHFGVVIKQLALTYIVQGLMLSGFFVLGGYLVVRGELPIGDFIAAEILVVSLIYAMNSFIKQLDNIYDGIEGYYKFGKLSASLDTQEVKK; via the coding sequence ATGGGCATAAAAAGTACAGTGTTAGACGGTTTTGTAAAAACTATTCAATCTGATAAAAAAAGTATATATTACATACTCTATTATGGCTTATTAGACAGTATTCTAGCTCTTTCTATTCCATTGGCATCTTCATTTATTATTAATGCTCTTATCGCTCATGCTTCTATATCTGTTGCTGTTTTAGGGTTTGTTATTATGTTTATTTTTTTTATGATGGCTTTCATGAGACTTATGCAAGAGTATATAGTTGAGAAGTTTGAGCAAAGGGTATTTATTGAAAATGGCTTTGATGTTGCTAAAAAGGCTTATGCTTTAAAAGAGAAAATTGTTTGTAATAGCGACCCTGTTGACAAGTTTATGAACTATTTTTTTGATATAACAACAATTCAGAAGATTTTCCCTGTTTTTGTGCTTAACGGTGCAGGGCTGATTATGCAAATATTTGTAAGTTTAATATTGCTATTTATATTTAATAATTCTCTATTTTTTGGTGCAGTCTCAATTTTCACATTTTATTTTATTATGATTATTGTTTTAGGAAACAATGGTGTAAGCTATGCTATAGAGCGCTCAAATATGAAACATACCGCTATATACTTTTTACAAAAAATACCAACTACAACAGGTTCTAAAGAGAAAACAATGAAAAATATTGATGAAATTATGGAGGGTTATGCTGATGCTAGAAGTAACCATTTTGGGGTTGTTATTAAGCAGTTGGCACTCACTTACATAGTTCAGGGTCTTATGTTAAGTGGTTTCTTTGTTCTTGGCGGTTATTTAGTTGTTAGAGGGGAGTTGCCAATTGGTGATTTCATTGCAGCAGAGATTCTTGTCGTTTCATTGATTTATGCTATGAACAGCTTTATAAAACAATTAGATAATATATATGATGGAATAGAAGGATATTACAAATTTGGAAAGCTATCTGCCTCTTTGGACACTCAAGAGGTGAAAAAGTAA
- a CDS encoding biotin/lipoyl-containing protein, with translation MAKKFIDVMDTTFRDGFQSVFGGRVLMEDFLPAVAAAKTAGINHFEFGGGARFQSLYFYLREDAFTMMDKFREIVGPDANLQTLARGVNTVMLDTGSKELIDLHAKLFKKHGTTTIRNFDALNDVENLKYSGERITHHGLKHEIVVTMMDLPPGCHGAHTTEFYEKTLREILDSGIPYTSICFKDASGTSNPQKVFDTIKMARGLVPEGTHLRLHTHETAGVSVSAYMAALEAGVDGIDMAAAPVSGGTSQPDILTMLHATKGMNYDLGGLEIDKILTYEKELQHCLSDYFMPPEATMVSPMIPFSPMPGGALTANTQMMRDNGILDKFPEVIAAMTEVVEKGGYGTSVTPVSQFYFQQALNNVMQGPWNAIAPGYGRMVLGYFGKTPVAPDPEIVRIASEKLGLEPTTEKALDLANADETKSLANWINKLKEENLEITEENIFIAAACQEKGIAFLKGEGELNVRKISNMKKEKGSTDMGNGNYTVVVDGQKFSVQVAEGDADIQVTAVNGESAKVSTPKIALGSSDGTDVKAPLPGNVWKIVANPGDKIAKDGVIMILESMKMEIDVISPCDGIVQTINVNTNDKVVEGQLLAVVAG, from the coding sequence ATGGCTAAAAAATTTATAGATGTAATGGATACAACCTTTAGGGATGGCTTTCAATCAGTCTTTGGCGGTCGTGTGCTTATGGAAGATTTTCTTCCAGCAGTAGCAGCGGCAAAAACGGCTGGGATAAACCACTTCGAATTCGGTGGCGGTGCTAGATTCCAATCTTTGTACTTTTACTTAAGAGAAGATGCTTTTACGATGATGGACAAGTTTCGTGAAATAGTTGGTCCTGATGCAAATCTCCAAACTCTTGCTCGTGGTGTAAATACAGTAATGTTAGATACTGGTTCTAAAGAACTGATAGACCTACATGCAAAGTTATTTAAAAAACATGGAACAACAACTATACGTAATTTTGACGCACTTAACGATGTTGAAAACCTTAAATATTCAGGTGAAAGAATTACTCATCATGGGTTAAAGCATGAAATAGTGGTTACTATGATGGACTTGCCTCCAGGGTGTCATGGTGCACATACTACTGAATTTTACGAAAAAACTCTTCGTGAAATATTAGATAGTGGTATTCCATACACTAGTATCTGTTTTAAAGATGCATCTGGAACTTCAAATCCGCAAAAAGTTTTTGATACTATCAAGATGGCTAGAGGATTAGTTCCTGAAGGTACTCATCTTCGTCTTCATACTCATGAGACAGCTGGTGTAAGTGTTTCTGCTTATATGGCCGCTTTAGAGGCTGGAGTTGATGGAATTGATATGGCAGCTGCGCCTGTTAGTGGTGGGACAAGTCAGCCTGATATATTAACCATGCTTCACGCTACAAAAGGTATGAATTATGACCTTGGTGGCTTAGAGATCGATAAAATTCTTACTTATGAGAAAGAACTTCAGCATTGTTTATCAGATTATTTTATGCCTCCAGAGGCTACTATGGTTTCTCCGATGATACCATTTTCTCCAATGCCAGGTGGTGCACTTACTGCAAATACTCAAATGATGCGTGATAACGGTATTTTGGATAAATTTCCTGAAGTTATCGCTGCTATGACAGAAGTTGTAGAAAAGGGAGGTTACGGAACATCTGTAACACCTGTTTCTCAGTTTTACTTTCAACAAGCACTAAATAACGTAATGCAGGGTCCTTGGAATGCAATAGCTCCAGGTTATGGAAGAATGGTTCTTGGATATTTTGGTAAAACTCCAGTTGCTCCAGATCCAGAAATTGTAAGAATTGCTTCAGAAAAATTAGGTCTTGAGCCAACAACAGAGAAAGCATTAGATTTGGCAAATGCAGATGAAACTAAATCATTAGCTAACTGGATAAACAAGCTAAAAGAAGAAAATCTTGAGATAACTGAAGAGAATATATTTATCGCAGCAGCTTGTCAAGAGAAAGGTATCGCATTCTTAAAAGGTGAAGGCGAGCTTAATGTTCGTAAAATATCAAACATGAAAAAAGAAAAAGGAAGTACAGATATGGGTAACGGTAATTATACAGTAGTAGTTGATGGTCAAAAGTTTAGTGTTCAGGTTGCAGAGGGTGATGCAGATATTCAAGTAACAGCAGTTAATGGAGAGAGTGCAAAAGTATCTACTCCAAAAATAGCATTAGGTTCAAGTGATGGTACAGATGTAAAAGCACCACTTCCAGGTAATGTTTGGAAAATAGTTGCTAATCCGGGAGATAAAATCGCAAAAGATGGTGTTATTATGATATTGGAATCTATGAAGATGGAAATAGATGTTATATCTCCTTGTGATGGAATTGTTCAGACTATAAATGTTAATACTAATGATAAGGTAGTTGAAGGTCAACTATTAGCAGTAGTAGCAGGATAG
- a CDS encoding molybdopterin-dependent oxidoreductase — protein sequence MNSVTACPLDCYDACEVVYEHGKLSGLKEGHTHGFLCSHLNHYNKYKTIVTPRYKGEAISMNEALSKLKEMVASFKKDEILHYRGHGNFALMQEVTDHFFASYGATLTEGSLCDGAGEAGIIEGRGSNKNMSLSEIAKSDVVIFWGRNPHVTSSHLLPLIKNKTIIVIDPIKTKIAKVADIHVQIKPHSDLYLAMLLSRFLYIEGGCDNKFLEEFASEYEDYYELTQTIRIKATLEKIDVTLGQIGKILELVKKKKVAIVCGVGIQKYSDGADVMRAIDAFAVMLGLFGREGCGVSYLGNSRDGISSPFNSKSKKVSKVNTEFSNFKTVFIQGSNPLSQMPDSLRVKESIGKVENVIYFGLYENETSEVADLVIPAKYFLHKNDIRTSYSHNVILSMPKVSESEIGISEYDLSAYLCHEFDIEIQSEDFYLNHFKSFAARKLDGSLHVENREEIPYKNGFNTDNGEFAFLEEYEAKNTDYDKFYLITPKSPMSLNSQFKREDSVFIHSSLDFSEDETVLVTSSYGSLKLKVKYNDDLRSDCVLIYSGTKGVNNLTSSKHSLDGKCAIYQENMLQITRS from the coding sequence GTGAATAGTGTTACAGCATGTCCCCTAGACTGCTATGATGCATGTGAAGTTGTGTATGAACATGGCAAATTGAGTGGACTTAAAGAGGGGCATACACATGGTTTCTTATGTTCGCATCTCAATCACTATAATAAATATAAAACTATTGTGACGCCTAGATACAAAGGCGAAGCTATAAGCATGAATGAAGCGCTGTCTAAATTAAAAGAGATGGTAGCTTCTTTTAAAAAAGATGAGATATTGCACTATAGAGGTCATGGAAATTTTGCTTTGATGCAAGAGGTTACAGACCATTTTTTTGCTTCTTACGGAGCAACTTTAACTGAGGGGAGTCTCTGTGACGGAGCTGGCGAAGCTGGTATAATTGAGGGTCGTGGCAGTAACAAAAATATGTCATTATCTGAGATAGCTAAATCAGATGTAGTTATATTCTGGGGTAGAAACCCACATGTAACGTCTTCTCATCTTTTGCCACTAATAAAAAATAAAACTATTATAGTCATTGACCCGATTAAAACTAAAATAGCAAAAGTTGCCGACATACATGTGCAGATAAAACCGCACAGTGATTTATATTTAGCAATGCTTTTAAGCCGTTTTTTATATATCGAAGGTGGTTGCGATAACAAATTTTTAGAAGAGTTTGCTAGTGAATATGAAGACTATTATGAGCTAACTCAAACTATAAGAATAAAAGCTACGTTAGAAAAAATTGATGTAACTCTTGGACAAATAGGCAAGATTTTAGAATTGGTAAAGAAAAAAAAAGTTGCTATAGTTTGTGGAGTTGGTATTCAAAAATATAGCGATGGTGCAGATGTGATGAGAGCTATTGATGCGTTTGCAGTTATGCTTGGGCTATTTGGCAGAGAAGGGTGTGGTGTATCTTACCTTGGGAATTCAAGAGATGGTATAAGCTCACCATTTAACTCTAAAAGTAAAAAGGTATCAAAAGTAAATACTGAGTTTAGTAACTTTAAAACTGTTTTTATCCAAGGATCAAACCCTCTATCTCAAATGCCTGACTCTCTTAGAGTAAAAGAGTCCATAGGGAAAGTGGAAAATGTCATATATTTTGGGCTTTATGAAAATGAGACAAGTGAAGTTGCAGATTTGGTTATACCAGCAAAGTACTTTTTACACAAGAATGATATTAGAACATCATACTCACACAATGTAATCTTATCAATGCCTAAAGTTTCAGAGAGTGAAATTGGAATAAGCGAATATGATTTAAGTGCTTATCTTTGTCATGAGTTTGACATTGAGATACAATCAGAAGATTTTTATCTAAATCATTTTAAAAGTTTTGCTGCTAGAAAACTAGATGGCTCTCTACATGTAGAAAATAGAGAAGAAATACCCTATAAAAATGGCTTTAACACTGATAATGGAGAGTTTGCATTTTTAGAAGAGTATGAAGCTAAAAATACGGATTACGATAAGTTTTATCTTATAACTCCAAAAAGCCCAATGAGTCTAAATTCACAGTTTAAGCGTGAAGATAGTGTCTTTATTCACAGCTCATTAGACTTCAGTGAAGATGAAACAGTTTTAGTAACTTCTTCTTATGGAAGTTTAAAATTAAAAGTTAAATATAATGATGATCTTCGTAGCGATTGTGTGCTAATTTATAGTGGAACTAAAGGCGTAAACAATTTAACAAGCTCAAAACACTCTCTTGATGGTAAGTGTGCAATATATCAAGAAAATATGTTACAAATTACTAGAAGTTAG
- a CDS encoding DUF3817 domain-containing protein: MINENVKKFGLINTIEGYSYIILVFIAMPMKYLLGLPIAVKIVGMTHGILFIIFCLLLLSAAKESRWPLMDSVIFFIASLIPFGTFFTKNKIKTYE, encoded by the coding sequence ATGATAAATGAAAATGTTAAAAAATTTGGATTAATTAATACTATAGAGGGATACTCATATATCATCTTAGTTTTTATTGCAATGCCAATGAAATATCTACTGGGGCTTCCTATTGCCGTAAAAATAGTTGGAATGACTCATGGTATACTATTTATAATATTCTGTTTACTTCTTTTAAGCGCTGCCAAAGAATCAAGATGGCCACTAATGGATAGCGTTATATTTTTCATTGCTTCACTAATACCATTTGGAACATTTTTCACCAAAAATAAAATAAAAACTTATGAATAA
- a CDS encoding chemotaxis protein — protein sequence MSVLDKVDAVTNLAKNNEVQLLVFRVSNSEGSAFYAINVFKTREVVESKNHFMTQIPSAHHLLEGTIVLRGLQIPILNLPSWLNVNLTKEEIKKSNILICDFNGIVIGLRIMSAFRVIKKNWNEMHAPDSYRVGEDNVVINDTRLEDGSLCLVLDYEKLLADVVPQAMVNVLESPANLLDLDVPAKLMNGTVLIAEDSKTAQKHLSQIFSNANIDIKLFNNGKLLIDYIDLLGEDVSKIPAIITDIEMPEMSGFTVVKLLKSNKITRHIPIIVNSSMTGLNNKREAEVLGADGFIDKTKSHNVIPVIIEAMIANGNI from the coding sequence ATGTCTGTATTAGATAAAGTTGATGCTGTTACAAATTTAGCAAAGAACAATGAGGTTCAACTTTTAGTATTTAGGGTGAGCAACAGTGAAGGTTCGGCATTTTACGCAATTAATGTTTTTAAAACACGAGAAGTAGTTGAATCTAAAAATCATTTTATGACTCAGATTCCATCAGCCCACCATTTACTAGAGGGAACTATAGTTTTACGCGGACTTCAAATACCAATATTAAATCTACCATCATGGCTAAATGTAAACCTTACAAAAGAAGAAATAAAAAAATCAAATATTCTTATTTGTGACTTTAACGGGATAGTAATTGGACTTAGGATTATGTCTGCATTTAGAGTTATTAAGAAAAACTGGAATGAGATGCATGCACCAGACAGCTATAGAGTTGGTGAAGACAATGTAGTTATAAATGATACTAGATTAGAAGACGGAAGCTTATGTCTTGTACTAGACTATGAAAAACTTTTAGCCGATGTTGTGCCTCAAGCCATGGTTAATGTTTTAGAATCACCTGCTAATCTGCTAGATTTAGATGTACCGGCTAAACTAATGAACGGTACTGTATTAATTGCAGAAGATTCCAAAACTGCTCAAAAACATCTATCTCAAATCTTCAGTAATGCCAATATAGATATTAAATTATTTAACAATGGAAAACTGCTTATAGATTACATAGACTTATTAGGCGAAGATGTCTCAAAAATTCCAGCGATTATAACAGATATAGAGATGCCTGAGATGTCTGGTTTTACTGTTGTTAAACTTCTTAAAAGCAATAAAATAACAAGACATATTCCTATAATAGTAAATAGCTCTATGACAGGACTAAACAATAAAAGAGAAGCAGAAGTATTAGGTGCTGATGGTTTTATTGACAAAACAAAGAGTCATAATGTTATACCAGTGATTATAGAAGCTATGATTGCTAATGGGAACATATAA